The Podospora bellae-mahoneyi strain CBS 112042 chromosome 7, whole genome shotgun sequence genome includes a window with the following:
- the OAC1 gene encoding Mitochondrial oxaloacetate carrier protein (EggNog:ENOG503NV90; BUSCO:EOG09263OCO; COG:C) produces MSTTAGAFIAGGIAACGAVTATHPFETVKIRMQLQGELQTKGHQPHHYRGPLHGVSVIVRNEGIRGIYRGIGCAYIYQVLLNGCRLGFYEPMRAGLAKLMLNDAAKQNLGINMFCGAASGIMGAAAGSPFFLVKTRLQSFSPFLPVGTQHRYRNALDGLSQIFRAEGVRGLYRGVGAAMIRTGFGSSVQLPTYFFAKRRLQKHLGMEEGAPLHLASSTASGFVVCVVMHPPDTIMSRLYNQNGNLYKGVFDCLAKTIKTEGFFAIYKGVFPHLARILPHTILTLSLAEQTNKLMKKLEERILSPPETQSI; encoded by the exons ATGTCGACAACAGCTGG CGCCTTCATAGCAGGCGGAATCGCCGCCTGCGGAGCCGTAACGGCCACCCACCCCTTCGAAACAGTCAAGATCCGCATGCAGCTCCAGGGCGAGCTCCAGACCAAAggccaccaacctcaccactACCGCGGCCCCCTCCACGGCGTCTCTGTCATTGTCCGAAACGAAGGCATCCGGGGCATCTACCGCGGCATCGGGTGCGCCTACATCTACCAggtcctcctcaacggcTGCCGGCTAGGCTTCTACGAGCCCATGCGCGCCGGGCTGGCGAAGCTGATGCTCAACGACGCGGCCAAGCAGAACCTGGGCATCAACATGTTTTGCGGCGCGGCGTCTGGCATCATGGGCGCCGCGGCAGGGAGCCCGTTCTTTCTGGTCAAGACGAGGCTGCAGAGCTTCTCGCCTTTTTTGCCGGTGGGGACGCAGCATCGGTACAGGAATGCGCTGGATGGGTTGAGCCAGATTTTcagggcggagggggtgagggggttgtatAGGGGTGTTGGGGCGGCGATGATCAGGACGGGGTTTGGGAGCTCAGTGCAGCTGCCTACGTACTTTTTCGCAAAGAGGAGGTTGCAGAAGCACcttgggatggaggagggggcgccGCTGCATCTGGCGAGCAGTACGGCTAGTGGGTTTGTGGTTTGTGTTGTTATGCATCCTCCTG ACACAATCATGTCCCGCCTCTACAACCAGAATGGCAACCTCTACAAGGGCGTCTTTGACTGCCTGGCCAAGACGATCAAGACGGAGGGCTTCTTCGCCATCTACAAGGGCGTGTTCCCACATCTGGCCAGGATCCTGCCGCACACCATCCTGACGCTCAGCTTGGCCGAGCAGACCAACAAGTTgatgaagaagctcgaggagaGGATCCTCTCGCCACCAGAAACACAATCGATTTAG